Proteins from a genomic interval of Diospyros lotus cultivar Yz01 chromosome 6, ASM1463336v1, whole genome shotgun sequence:
- the LOC127803441 gene encoding basic endochitinase-like isoform X2, which translates to MRLLWALALCCVISLVGESAAQDDINSLISKGLFEKMLKHRNDGKCQGKGFYTYEAFIAAAKSFGAFGTTGDINTRKREIAAFLAQTSHETTGGWASAPDGPYAWGYCFINEQDNSDYCVQNRRWPCAPGKKYFGRGPIQISYNYNYGPAGKALGSDLLHNPDLVATDATISFKTAFWFWMTPQSPKPSCHDVITGKWASSPADTAAGRVPGYGMTTNIINGGIECGKGANAQADNRIGFYKRYCNILGVSNGNNLDCNNQKPFA; encoded by the exons atgaggttGTTGTGGGCACTCGCTTTGTGCTGCGTTATCTCCCTGGTGGGAGAGTCGGCGGCCCAAGACGACATTAATTCTCTTATCAGCAAAGGCCTCTTCGAGAAGATGTTGAAGCATCGCAATGATGGCAAATGCCAGGGTAAAGGGTTCTACACTTACGAGGCTTTCATAGCTGCCGCCAAGTCCTTCGGAGCCTTCGGAACCACCGGAGATATCAATACCCGCAAAAGAGAGATCGCCGCTTTTCTTGCTCAGACTTCCCACGAAACTACCG gtgggtGGGCGTCTGCACCAGATGGCCCATATGCATGGGGGTACTGTTTTATTAATGAACAAGACAATTCTGACTACTGTGTTCAAAATCGACGGTGGCCTTGTGCTCCTGGCAAGAAGTACTTTGGACGAGGCCCTATCCAAATCTCATA CAACTACAATTATGGTCCAGCGGGGAAGGCCTTAGGATCGGACCTGTTGCATAACCCAGACCTCGTTGCAACCGACGCAACCATATCCTTCAAGACAGCCTTCTGGTTCTGGATGACTCCACAGTCACCGAAGCCTTCGTGCCATGACGTCATTACCGGCAAATGGGCGTCCTCTCCGGCGGATACAGCAGCCGGCAGGGTGCCTGGCTATGGGATGACCACCAACATCATCAACGGCGGAATCGAATGCGGCAAAGGCGCTAATGCGCAGGCTGACAACCGGATTGGATTCTACAAGAGATACTGTAACATTTTGGGCGTGAGCAATGGCAATAATCTGGACTGCAACAACCAGAAGCCTTTTGCTTAG
- the LOC127803441 gene encoding basic endochitinase-like isoform X1, producing the protein MRLLWALALCCVISLVGESAAQDDINSLISKGLFEKMLKHRNDGKCQGKGFYTYEAFIAAAKSFGAFGTTGDINTRKREIAAFLAQTSHETTGGWASAPDGPYAWGYCFINEQDNSDYCVQNRRWPCAPGKKYFGRGPIQISYNYNYGPAGKAIGSDLLHNPDLVATDATISFKTAFWFWMTPESLKPSCHDAITGRWTSSPADTAAGRVPGYGMTTNIINGGIECGKGATAQADNRIGFYKRYCDILGVSYGNNLDCNNQKPFD; encoded by the exons atgaggttGTTGTGGGCACTCGCTTTGTGCTGCGTTATCTCCCTGGTGGGAGAGTCGGCGGCCCAAGACGACATTAATTCTCTTATCAGCAAAGGCCTCTTCGAGAAGATGTTGAAGCATCGCAATGATGGCAAATGCCAGGGTAAAGGGTTCTACACTTACGAGGCTTTCATAGCTGCCGCCAAGTCCTTCGGAGCCTTCGGAACCACCGGAGATATCAATACCCGCAAAAGAGAGATCGCCGCTTTTCTTGCTCAGACTTCCCACGAAACTACCG gtgggtGGGCGTCTGCACCAGATGGCCCATATGCATGGGGGTACTGTTTTATTAATGAACAAGACAATTCTGACTACTGTGTTCAAAATCGACGGTGGCCTTGTGCTCCTGGCAAGAAGTACTTTGGACGAGGCCCTATCCAAATCTCATA CAACTACAATTATGGTCCAGCCGGGAAGGCCATAGGATCGGACCTGTTGCATAACCCAGACCTCGTTGCAACCGACGCAACCATATCCTTCAAGACAGCCTTCTGGTTCTGGATGACTCCAGAGTCACTGAAGCCTTCGTGCCATGACGCCATTACCGGCAGATGGACGTCCTCTCCGGCGGATACAGCAGCCGGCAGGGTGCCTGGCTATGGGATGACCACCAACATCATCAACGGCGGAATCGAATGCGGGAAAGGCGCTACTGCGCAGGCTGACAACCGGATTGGATTCTACAAGAGATACTGTGACATTTTGGGCGTGAGCTATGGCAACAATCTCGACTGCAACAACCAGAAGCCTTTTGATTAG